One part of the Thiohalorhabdus denitrificans genome encodes these proteins:
- a CDS encoding DUF2062 domain-containing protein, with protein sequence MRKSLKKWMPSEHGLRERMGGSRLFGWLTARKGVWSLHRRALAGGIALGLFVGLTPTVGFQTPLVLFGAIGFRVNFPLAFVALWVSNPLTTPLLYWGFNRLGALLLRDHFPAELLANLAPYLQVFIQQSTYLWLGSLILAIPAAVLSYMGFMWLWRVHTLRRWRRRSMVRQAGMA encoded by the coding sequence GTGCGCAAATCGCTGAAGAAATGGATGCCCTCCGAGCACGGGCTGCGTGAGCGGATGGGCGGGAGCCGGCTTTTCGGCTGGCTGACGGCCCGCAAGGGCGTCTGGAGCCTGCACCGGCGTGCCCTGGCCGGGGGCATCGCCCTCGGCCTATTCGTGGGCCTGACGCCCACTGTGGGCTTCCAGACGCCGCTGGTGCTGTTCGGCGCCATCGGCTTCCGGGTGAACTTCCCGCTGGCCTTCGTCGCCCTCTGGGTCAGCAACCCGCTGACCACGCCCCTGCTGTACTGGGGCTTCAACCGGCTGGGCGCCCTGCTGCTGCGGGACCATTTCCCCGCGGAGCTGCTGGCCAACCTGGCGCCCTACCTGCAGGTGTTCATCCAGCAGTCCACCTACCTGTGGCTCGGCAGCCTGATCCTGGCCATCCCGGCGGCGGTCCTCAGCTACATGGGCTTCATGTGGTTGTGGCGCGTCCACACCCTGCGCCGCTGGCGCCGCCGCAGCATGGTCCGCCAGGCCGGAATGGCCTGA